The following are encoded in a window of Saccharothrix longispora genomic DNA:
- a CDS encoding LacI family DNA-binding transcriptional regulator, giving the protein MTTGSASTRSVGLVLARPARLLGAEPFFMEFIAGIEERLAEDDRSVLLHVVGTEDAEIAAYRRWAAGGVVDAVVVVNRTVDDHRPAVLREMGLPALFVGEPDELAVPAVRSDDAGPVREALAYLLELGHRRIARVTGPETLLHTRARTAALLEGCARAGVEPVVLEGDYSEESGAKLTATLLDAAEPPTAILYDNDVMAVAGLGVAKELGFAVPERLSLVAWDDSSLCRLASPALTTMSVDVHQFGVTVAESVLELVGGGDVAERWSPTATLVPRASTAAPHQGRP; this is encoded by the coding sequence GTGACCACCGGCTCCGCCTCCACCCGTTCGGTCGGCCTCGTCCTGGCCCGTCCCGCGCGGCTGCTGGGCGCGGAGCCGTTCTTCATGGAGTTCATCGCGGGCATCGAGGAACGGCTGGCGGAGGACGACCGCTCCGTCCTGCTGCACGTCGTGGGCACCGAGGACGCCGAGATCGCCGCCTACCGCCGGTGGGCGGCGGGCGGCGTGGTCGACGCGGTGGTGGTCGTGAACCGCACCGTCGACGACCACCGCCCGGCCGTCCTGCGGGAGATGGGCCTGCCGGCGCTGTTCGTCGGCGAACCGGACGAGCTCGCCGTGCCCGCCGTCCGCTCGGACGACGCCGGGCCGGTCCGCGAGGCCCTCGCGTACCTGCTGGAGCTGGGGCACCGGCGGATCGCCCGGGTCACCGGCCCGGAGACCCTGCTGCACACCAGGGCGCGCACCGCCGCGCTGCTGGAGGGGTGCGCGCGGGCGGGCGTCGAGCCCGTCGTGCTGGAGGGCGACTACTCCGAGGAGTCCGGGGCGAAGCTCACCGCGACCCTGCTCGACGCCGCCGAGCCGCCCACCGCGATCCTCTACGACAACGACGTGATGGCCGTGGCCGGCCTGGGCGTCGCCAAGGAACTGGGTTTCGCCGTGCCCGAGCGGCTCAGCCTCGTCGCCTGGGACGACTCGTCGCTGTGCCGGCTGGCGTCGCCCGCGCTCACCACCATGAGCGTGGACGTGCACCAGTTCGGCGTCACGGTCGCGGAATCGGTGCTGGAGCTGGTCGGCGGCGGCGACGTCGCCGAGCGCTGGTCGCCCACCGCGACGCTCGTCCCGCGCGCCAGCACGGCCGCACCGCACCAGGGGAGACCATGA
- a CDS encoding glycoside hydrolase family 2 protein has translation MIRTTLHDGWRVSAVGGPVPADVAGREVPAAVPGSTHLDLLAAGLIPEPYLDTNESELVWMHRADWRYTTTFEADGPRDGEEVELAFDGLDTVATVELNGHVLGRTANMHRSYRFDVRDALRDGANELVVTFRSALAHAEEQEEALGRRDRAYGHPFNAVRKMACSFGWDWGPDLQTAGIWKPVRLERWSAARFREVRPLVTVDADGTGRVEVHVAVDRAGADRAAGTGGAVGADLAVVVSVGGVERRVAVGGDTAAVAVEVPDVDLWWPVGYGDHPLHDLRVTLEADGVEVDARDRRVGFRTVTVDTEPDEVGSPFTFVVNGVRVFAKGANWIPDDHFLTRVTRDRLVRRVEQAVDANMNMLRIWGGGIYETEDFYDVCDERGVLVWQDFPFACAAYAEESPMWEEVEAEARENVARLTSHASLALWNGNNENLWGYRDWGWQEQLQGRTWGLRFYEELLPAIVAELDPTRPYSPGSPYSPGDLHPNEDTHGTRHEWEVWNRLDYTRYRDFTPRFCSEFGFQGPPTWATLTRWVHDEPMTPTSPGFLLHQKAEDGNGKLDRGLAPHLPAPGSFEDWHWATQLNQARAVAFGIEHFRSHWPRTAGAVVWQLNDCWPVTSWAAVDGDERPKPLYYALRHAFAPRLLTVQPRDGRDALLAVNDTDAAWTGEVAVTRQTFAGEVLAAATIPLDVPARSVATLDLAEDLVTPTDPKGEVLVVSTADARAAHVFLEDLELAYHPAPLSAEVARVDGGYRVDVVASSFARDVALLPDRVAEDAVVDDALVTLVAGESHSFLVRTAAELADPSALTGPLVLRSANALSAVRT, from the coding sequence ATGATCCGTACGACCTTGCACGACGGGTGGCGTGTGAGCGCGGTGGGCGGGCCGGTGCCGGCGGACGTCGCGGGTCGCGAGGTCCCGGCCGCCGTCCCCGGCAGCACGCACCTCGACCTGCTCGCGGCGGGCCTCATCCCCGAGCCCTACCTCGACACGAACGAGTCCGAGCTGGTGTGGATGCACCGCGCGGACTGGCGCTACACCACCACGTTCGAGGCCGACGGGCCGCGCGACGGCGAGGAGGTCGAGCTGGCCTTCGACGGCCTGGACACCGTGGCCACCGTCGAGCTGAACGGCCACGTCCTCGGCCGCACCGCCAACATGCACCGGTCGTACCGCTTCGACGTGCGCGACGCCCTGCGCGACGGCGCCAACGAGCTGGTCGTCACGTTCCGCTCCGCCCTCGCCCACGCCGAGGAGCAGGAGGAGGCCCTGGGCCGGCGTGATCGCGCCTACGGCCACCCGTTCAACGCGGTGCGCAAGATGGCCTGCTCGTTCGGCTGGGACTGGGGCCCCGACCTCCAGACCGCGGGCATCTGGAAGCCGGTGCGGCTGGAGCGCTGGTCCGCCGCGCGCTTCCGCGAGGTGCGCCCGCTGGTCACGGTGGACGCCGACGGCACCGGTCGGGTCGAGGTGCACGTCGCCGTCGACCGCGCCGGAGCCGACCGGGCAGCCGGAACCGGTGGCGCGGTCGGTGCGGACCTCGCCGTCGTCGTCTCGGTCGGCGGCGTGGAGCGGCGGGTCGCGGTGGGCGGCGACACCGCCGCGGTGGCCGTCGAGGTGCCGGACGTCGACCTGTGGTGGCCCGTGGGCTACGGCGACCACCCCCTCCACGACCTGCGCGTCACCCTCGAAGCGGACGGCGTCGAGGTCGACGCGCGGGACCGGCGCGTCGGCTTCCGCACGGTCACCGTGGACACCGAACCCGACGAGGTCGGTTCACCGTTCACCTTCGTCGTGAACGGCGTGCGCGTGTTCGCCAAGGGCGCCAACTGGATTCCCGACGACCACTTCCTCACCCGCGTCACCCGCGACCGCCTGGTCCGCCGCGTCGAGCAGGCCGTGGACGCCAACATGAACATGCTCCGCATCTGGGGCGGCGGCATCTACGAGACCGAGGACTTCTACGACGTCTGCGACGAGCGCGGCGTGCTGGTCTGGCAGGACTTCCCGTTCGCCTGCGCCGCCTACGCCGAGGAGTCCCCGATGTGGGAGGAGGTCGAGGCCGAGGCCCGCGAGAACGTCGCCCGGCTCACCTCGCACGCCTCCCTGGCGCTGTGGAACGGCAACAACGAGAACCTGTGGGGCTACCGGGACTGGGGCTGGCAGGAGCAGCTCCAGGGCCGCACCTGGGGCCTGCGGTTCTACGAGGAGCTGTTGCCCGCGATCGTCGCCGAGCTGGACCCGACCCGGCCGTACTCGCCGGGCAGCCCGTACAGCCCCGGCGACCTGCACCCCAACGAGGACACCCACGGCACCCGGCACGAGTGGGAGGTGTGGAACCGCCTCGACTACACCCGCTACCGCGACTTCACGCCCCGCTTCTGCTCCGAGTTCGGCTTCCAGGGCCCGCCCACCTGGGCGACGCTCACCAGGTGGGTGCACGACGAGCCGATGACGCCCACCTCGCCCGGGTTCCTGCTGCACCAGAAGGCCGAGGACGGCAACGGCAAGCTGGACCGGGGCCTCGCGCCGCACCTGCCGGCGCCCGGGTCGTTCGAGGACTGGCACTGGGCGACCCAGCTCAACCAGGCCCGCGCCGTCGCGTTCGGGATCGAGCACTTCCGCTCGCACTGGCCGCGCACGGCGGGCGCCGTCGTCTGGCAGCTCAACGACTGCTGGCCGGTCACGTCGTGGGCCGCCGTGGACGGCGACGAGCGCCCCAAGCCGCTCTACTACGCGCTGCGGCACGCCTTCGCGCCGCGCCTGCTCACCGTGCAGCCGCGCGACGGCCGGGACGCGCTGCTCGCCGTCAACGACACCGACGCGGCCTGGACGGGTGAGGTGGCGGTCACGCGGCAGACGTTCGCGGGGGAGGTCCTGGCGGCGGCTACGATTCCGCTCGACGTGCCGGCGCGGTCGGTGGCGACGCTGGATCTGGCGGAGGACCTCGTGACGCCCACCGACCCGAAGGGAGAGGTGCTGGTCGTGAGCACGGCCGACGCGCGCGCCGCGCACGTGTTCCTGGAGGACCTGGAGCTGGCCTACCACCCCGCCCCGCTGTCCGCCGAGGTCGCCCGGGTCGACGGCGGCTATCGGGTGGACGTCGTCGCCTCCTCGTTCGCCCGCGACGTCGCCCTGCTGCCGGACCGGGTCGCCGAGGACGCCGTCGTGGACGACGCCCTGGTCACGCTGGTCGCCGGTGAGTCGCACTCGTTCCTGGTGCGCACCGCCGCGGAGCTGGCCGACCCGAGCGCGCTCACCGGCCCGCTGGTGCTGCGCTCCGCCAACGCCCTGAGCGCGGTGCGGACGTGA
- a CDS encoding alpha-galactosidase: protein MADVRHLRAAGVSLVLDFTGGTLPRIRHWGADLGALSESELDAVVLARSPHPIGFSVDGAVDVAVLPEQSAGWLGTPGIVGNRAGRDFSTAFRVLSVDGPVVRATDEAAGLELELTVELLPSGLLRQRAALTNTGTGPFSVDAVNLTLPVPTEAVELLDFTGRWGRERSPQRTAFTQGLRVRENRTGRTGYDSAYLLAAGTAGFGNRSGEVWAVHTAWSGNHRTFAERTYHSVSLLGSGELLLSGEVVLAPGEAYTSPWQYASWGVGLDEVSARFHRHLRSRPSHPSSPRPVVVNTWEAVYFDHDLDRLTALADAAASVGAERFVLDDGWFGSRRDDKRGLGDWYVSDEVWPDGLTPLTDHVTGLGMQFGIWVEPEMVNPDSDLARAHPDWLMAAGDRLPGPARSQQVLDLARPEAYAYVLERLDDLLSTYPVSYLKWDHNRDLVDAGHRPTGRAGVHGQTLAVYRLLDELRARHPGVEIESCSSGGARVDLEVLERTDRVWVSDCIDALERQSVQRWTNALIPLELMGTHVGAGTSHTTRRSHPLDFRAGTALFGHFGIEWDLTAASPSDLDRLREWVALYKSLRGLLHTGVAVHGDHPDPAVDVHGVVAEDGSDAVFAVVSVATSAYYPPGPVRLPGLAPDLRYHVRPLAPGDVPAGNADDWGVRLPWWTPSGVTLPGRVLGSAGVQTPVQHPERLVLLRATAV from the coding sequence GTGGCAGACGTGAGGCACCTGCGCGCGGCAGGGGTGAGCCTGGTGCTGGACTTCACCGGCGGCACCCTCCCCCGGATCCGCCACTGGGGCGCGGACCTGGGCGCGCTCTCCGAGTCCGAACTCGACGCGGTGGTGCTGGCCCGGTCGCCGCACCCCATCGGCTTCTCCGTGGACGGGGCCGTGGACGTGGCCGTGCTGCCCGAGCAGTCGGCCGGCTGGCTCGGCACGCCCGGCATCGTCGGCAACCGCGCCGGGCGCGACTTCTCCACCGCGTTCCGCGTCCTGTCGGTGGACGGGCCGGTGGTGCGCGCGACGGACGAGGCGGCCGGGCTGGAGCTGGAGCTGACGGTCGAACTGCTGCCGTCGGGTCTGCTGCGGCAACGCGCCGCACTCACCAACACCGGCACGGGGCCGTTCTCGGTGGACGCGGTCAACCTGACGCTGCCCGTGCCCACCGAGGCCGTGGAGCTGCTGGACTTCACCGGCCGCTGGGGGCGCGAGCGCAGCCCGCAGCGGACCGCGTTCACGCAGGGCCTGCGCGTCCGGGAGAACAGGACGGGCCGCACCGGCTACGACTCGGCGTACCTGCTCGCGGCGGGCACGGCGGGCTTCGGCAACCGCTCCGGCGAGGTGTGGGCCGTGCACACCGCCTGGTCCGGCAACCACCGCACGTTCGCCGAGCGCACCTACCACTCGGTGTCACTGCTCGGGTCGGGCGAGCTGCTGCTGTCCGGCGAGGTCGTGCTCGCGCCCGGCGAGGCGTACACGTCGCCGTGGCAGTACGCGTCGTGGGGCGTGGGCCTCGACGAGGTGTCCGCCCGGTTCCACCGGCACCTGCGGTCGCGGCCCTCGCACCCGTCCTCGCCGCGCCCGGTCGTGGTGAACACGTGGGAGGCGGTGTACTTCGACCACGACCTGGACCGGTTGACCGCGTTGGCGGACGCGGCGGCGTCGGTCGGCGCGGAGCGGTTCGTGCTCGACGACGGCTGGTTCGGCTCGCGCCGCGACGACAAGCGCGGGTTGGGCGACTGGTACGTGTCCGACGAGGTGTGGCCCGACGGCCTGACGCCGCTGACCGACCACGTGACCGGCCTGGGCATGCAGTTCGGCATCTGGGTCGAACCGGAGATGGTGAACCCCGACTCGGACCTGGCGCGGGCGCACCCGGACTGGCTCATGGCGGCGGGCGACCGGCTGCCCGGTCCCGCGCGGTCGCAGCAGGTGCTCGACCTGGCCCGGCCGGAGGCGTACGCGTACGTCCTGGAGCGGTTGGACGACCTGCTGTCCACGTACCCGGTGTCCTACCTGAAGTGGGACCACAACCGCGACCTCGTCGACGCGGGGCACCGCCCGACCGGCCGCGCGGGCGTGCACGGCCAGACGCTCGCCGTGTACCGGCTGCTCGACGAACTGCGCGCCCGCCACCCCGGCGTGGAGATCGAGTCGTGCTCGTCCGGCGGGGCGCGGGTGGACCTGGAGGTGCTGGAGCGCACCGACCGGGTGTGGGTGTCGGACTGCATCGACGCGCTGGAGCGGCAGTCCGTGCAGCGGTGGACGAACGCCCTGATCCCGCTGGAGCTGATGGGCACGCACGTCGGCGCGGGGACGTCGCACACGACCCGCCGGAGCCACCCGCTGGACTTCCGGGCCGGCACGGCGTTGTTCGGGCACTTCGGCATCGAGTGGGACCTGACGGCGGCATCACCCTCCGACCTCGACCGGCTGCGGGAGTGGGTGGCCCTCTACAAGTCCCTGCGCGGGCTGCTGCACACCGGGGTCGCCGTGCACGGCGACCACCCGGACCCGGCGGTCGACGTGCACGGCGTGGTGGCGGAGGACGGGTCGGACGCGGTGTTCGCCGTGGTGTCCGTGGCGACGTCGGCCTACTACCCGCCCGGTCCGGTGCGGCTGCCCGGCCTGGCCCCCGATCTGCGCTACCACGTGCGGCCCCTGGCACCCGGTGACGTGCCTGCCGGGAACGCGGACGACTGGGGCGTGCGGCTGCCGTGGTGGACGCCCTCGGGGGTGACGCTGCCCGGTCGGGTGCTCGGGTCGGCCGGTGTGCAGACCCCGGTGCAGCACCCGGAGAGGTTGGTGCTGCTGCGGGCGACGGCGGTGTGA
- a CDS encoding HNH endonuclease signature motif containing protein: protein MDVSPALLSDDGVFATIAEVEAALRALHVRRLRLLAEVLRRGLDVDSYRRLVRADAREVKRWTAQVTLFLPSLSPTGQPLPPLHPTTGALLEELSDGHLTELARAISLRLPEGSEEILVQAARSVEPKAVRQLTDRIRDRAEQDRVDEVDEAAADPGDVLHLRDLPGGRLEFFGELSAESGARFTAMIEPLSTPRPDGPRDAARRRGEAFADLIHLASRSTDLPSEAGERPHISVTIDHDTLRRGVGHALLDGDRHLSAAQARRIACDAKIVPVVLGGDSEVLDLGRAKRTVSVAQRRALHARDRGCAFPDCHRPPKWCDAHHIQHWADGGPTDLSNLVLLCRTHHSLIHHSQWQITTTGGTPTFIPPRHIGPAQRPRQNLLHRPPTPALAA from the coding sequence ATGGACGTGTCGCCCGCGCTGCTCTCCGACGATGGTGTGTTCGCCACCATCGCCGAGGTGGAGGCTGCGCTGCGGGCGTTGCACGTGCGGCGGTTGCGGTTGTTGGCCGAGGTGCTGCGGCGCGGGCTGGACGTGGATTCCTACCGGCGTCTGGTGCGCGCCGACGCGCGCGAGGTGAAGCGGTGGACGGCGCAGGTGACCCTGTTCCTGCCCTCGCTCAGCCCCACCGGCCAACCACTCCCACCCCTGCACCCCACGACGGGTGCGCTGTTGGAGGAACTCTCCGACGGCCACCTGACGGAACTGGCGCGGGCCATCTCGCTGCGCCTGCCCGAGGGGTCGGAGGAAATCCTCGTTCAGGCGGCCCGGTCGGTGGAGCCGAAAGCGGTGCGGCAGTTGACCGACCGGATTCGCGACCGCGCCGAACAGGACCGCGTCGATGAAGTGGACGAGGCCGCCGCCGACCCCGGCGACGTGCTGCACCTGCGCGACCTGCCCGGCGGACGACTCGAATTCTTCGGAGAACTGTCCGCCGAGAGCGGAGCGCGGTTCACCGCGATGATCGAACCACTCTCCACACCCCGACCGGACGGCCCCCGCGACGCGGCACGACGCAGGGGCGAGGCATTCGCCGACCTGATCCACCTCGCCTCACGCTCCACCGACCTGCCGTCAGAGGCCGGAGAGCGCCCGCACATCAGCGTCACCATCGACCACGACACCCTCCGCCGGGGCGTCGGGCACGCCTTGTTGGACGGCGACCGACACCTCAGCGCGGCCCAAGCCCGCCGCATCGCCTGCGACGCCAAAATCGTCCCCGTCGTCCTCGGCGGCGACTCCGAGGTGCTCGACCTGGGACGCGCCAAACGGACCGTGAGCGTCGCCCAGCGCCGGGCTTTGCACGCGCGCGACCGGGGCTGCGCCTTCCCCGACTGCCACCGACCACCCAAGTGGTGCGACGCCCACCACATCCAACACTGGGCAGACGGCGGGCCTACCGACCTGTCGAACCTCGTGCTGCTCTGCCGCACCCACCACAGCCTCATCCACCACTCGCAGTGGCAGATCACCACGACCGGCGGAACGCCGACGTTCATCCCACCCCGACACATCGGCCCCGCACAGAGGCCACGCCAGAACCTGCTCCACCGACCACCCACCCCGGCACTGGCCGCGTGA
- a CDS encoding glycoside hydrolase family 36 protein codes for MTLTWSTGAVRLLLRTDDDGPVSLLSLRPDGPPDGPGVPLVEVQAHGHGRFPGSHRYADTTIGARLRYRDHSASADELRVVQHDDVTGLVVTSVFRGVADVPAVTAWTEVAVTGEPVHLQAVTSLSTGAFLVDSGRAVDELDLVHGDSDWVAESRWHRTPLREAGLVPMDPTAHHHASRSRFALTSRSSWSTGEHLPSGALVARDDSWALAWQVEHNGAWHWEVGETVAGAYLALLGPADGEHQWARVVTRDQPFTTVPVSLAIARGGVDGAFAALTRQRRATLRDRRAPELPVIFNDYMNTLMGDPTTEKLLPLVDAAADVGADVFCVDAGWYDEDGAWWDSVGEWQPSRTRFPGGLGEVTDRIRSHGMVPGLWLEPEVVGVRSALARTLPADAFFQRHGARVGEHGRFHLDLRHPAAVAHLDEVVDRVVRDFGIGYLKLDYNIMPGAGTDVGGLAPGDGLLGHNRAHLAWLDGVLARHPALLIENCASGAMRMDYAMLSRLHVQSTSDQQNPLLYPRIAAAAPASVLPEQCGNWAYAQPGMSVDEAVFTLATGILGRLYLAGRVDLMDEGRRALVRSAVDAHKALRPEIAASVPFWPLGLTSRPGPWVATGLRAGSTYLTLWRLPDAAPGVALPVPHLRGRAVEVTPVFPLSVFPLSTPSWSFDWDAEGGVLHASHDGTAPAAVVVRL; via the coding sequence ATGACGCTGACCTGGTCGACCGGCGCCGTGCGGCTGCTGCTGCGGACCGACGACGACGGCCCGGTGAGCCTGCTCTCGCTGCGCCCGGACGGTCCCCCGGACGGCCCCGGCGTGCCGCTGGTCGAGGTGCAGGCCCACGGGCACGGCCGGTTCCCCGGCAGCCACCGCTACGCCGACACCACGATCGGCGCGCGGCTGCGGTACCGGGACCACTCGGCGTCGGCGGACGAGCTGCGCGTGGTCCAGCACGACGACGTGACGGGCCTCGTGGTCACCTCGGTGTTCCGGGGCGTGGCCGACGTGCCCGCGGTGACGGCGTGGACCGAGGTGGCGGTCACCGGCGAGCCGGTGCACCTCCAGGCCGTCACGTCGCTGTCCACCGGGGCGTTCCTGGTCGACTCCGGTCGCGCGGTCGACGAGCTGGACCTGGTGCACGGCGACTCGGACTGGGTCGCCGAGTCCCGCTGGCACCGCACGCCGCTGCGCGAGGCCGGCCTGGTCCCGATGGACCCGACCGCGCACCACCACGCCTCGCGCAGCCGGTTCGCGCTGACCTCGCGCAGCTCGTGGTCCACGGGCGAGCACCTGCCGTCCGGCGCGCTCGTGGCCCGTGACGACAGCTGGGCGCTGGCGTGGCAGGTCGAGCACAACGGCGCGTGGCACTGGGAGGTCGGCGAGACCGTCGCCGGGGCGTACCTGGCGCTGCTCGGCCCGGCGGACGGCGAGCACCAGTGGGCGAGGGTGGTGACCCGCGACCAGCCCTTCACCACCGTCCCCGTGTCGCTGGCCATCGCCCGCGGCGGGGTGGACGGGGCGTTCGCCGCCCTGACCCGGCAGCGGCGGGCCACGCTGCGCGACCGGCGCGCACCGGAACTGCCGGTGATCTTCAACGACTACATGAACACGCTGATGGGCGACCCGACCACGGAGAAGCTGCTGCCGCTGGTCGACGCGGCGGCCGACGTCGGCGCGGACGTCTTCTGCGTCGACGCGGGCTGGTACGACGAGGACGGCGCCTGGTGGGACAGCGTCGGCGAGTGGCAGCCGTCGCGCACCCGCTTCCCCGGCGGGCTCGGCGAGGTCACCGACCGCATCCGGTCGCACGGCATGGTGCCGGGGCTGTGGCTGGAACCCGAGGTCGTCGGCGTCCGCTCCGCCCTGGCCCGGACGCTGCCCGCCGACGCGTTCTTCCAGCGGCACGGCGCGCGCGTCGGCGAGCACGGCCGGTTCCACCTGGACCTGCGCCACCCCGCGGCGGTCGCGCACCTGGACGAGGTGGTCGACAGGGTGGTGCGCGACTTCGGCATCGGCTACCTGAAGCTGGACTACAACATCATGCCGGGCGCGGGCACGGACGTCGGCGGCCTGGCGCCGGGCGACGGCCTGCTGGGCCACAACCGCGCCCACCTGGCGTGGCTGGACGGCGTACTGGCCCGCCACCCGGCGCTGCTGATCGAGAACTGCGCGTCCGGCGCGATGCGGATGGACTACGCGATGCTGTCCAGGCTGCACGTCCAGTCCACATCGGACCAGCAGAACCCCTTGCTGTACCCCAGGATCGCCGCCGCCGCCCCCGCGTCCGTGCTGCCCGAGCAGTGCGGGAACTGGGCGTACGCACAGCCGGGGATGAGCGTCGACGAAGCGGTCTTCACCCTGGCCACGGGCATCCTGGGCCGGCTCTACCTGGCAGGTCGGGTGGACCTGATGGACGAGGGGCGGCGGGCTCTGGTGCGGTCAGCGGTGGACGCGCACAAGGCGCTGCGGCCGGAGATCGCGGCGTCCGTCCCGTTCTGGCCCCTGGGCCTGACCTCACGCCCCGGTCCGTGGGTGGCGACGGGCCTGCGCGCGGGTTCGACCTACCTGACCCTGTGGCGGCTGCCCGACGCGGCGCCCGGCGTCGCCCTGCCCGTGCCGCACCTGCGCGGGCGGGCCGTGGAGGTCACGCCGGTGTTCCCGCTGTCGGTGTTCCCGCTGTCCACGCCGTCGTGGTCGTTTGACTGGGACGCGGAAGGAGGTGTTCTGCACGCCTCCCACGACGGCACCGCACCGGCTGCCGTCGTGGTCAGACTGTGA
- a CDS encoding ABC transporter ATP-binding protein, whose product MTTLTANGLVKDFHVRVGLKRVKLRAVDRVSFTLTPGRTVALVGESGSGKSTIARMIARLEEPSGGDVEVTTDDGRRVPDRRYRDHVQMVFQDPFASLNPFHTIAHHLERPLKLHGRPHGWDEVVRLLDRVSLPGRDIAARRPHELSGGQRQRVAIARALAPGAKVVVADEPVSMLDVSVRLGVLNLMARLQREEDLAVLYITHDLATARHFSDDILVLYKGRVVERGPADDVILNPQHPYTRILASAAPNPDARGRVVDIDPAEVVRAGAAAAYDHRTRRWEDAAS is encoded by the coding sequence ATGACCACCTTGACGGCGAACGGGCTGGTCAAGGACTTCCACGTCCGGGTCGGCCTCAAGCGCGTGAAGCTGCGCGCCGTGGACCGCGTGTCGTTCACCCTCACCCCCGGCCGCACGGTCGCGCTCGTCGGCGAGTCGGGCTCCGGCAAGTCCACCATCGCCCGGATGATCGCCCGGCTGGAGGAGCCCAGCGGCGGCGACGTCGAGGTCACCACCGACGACGGGCGGCGCGTGCCCGACCGGCGCTACCGCGACCACGTGCAGATGGTGTTCCAGGACCCGTTCGCCTCGCTCAACCCGTTCCACACCATCGCCCACCACCTCGAACGGCCCCTCAAGCTGCACGGGCGACCGCACGGCTGGGACGAGGTGGTGCGGCTGCTCGACCGGGTGTCCCTGCCCGGCCGCGACATCGCCGCCCGCCGCCCGCACGAGCTGTCCGGCGGCCAGCGGCAGCGCGTCGCCATCGCCCGCGCCCTGGCGCCCGGCGCGAAGGTCGTGGTGGCCGACGAACCGGTGTCCATGCTGGACGTGTCGGTCCGGCTCGGCGTGCTCAACCTGATGGCCCGGCTCCAGCGCGAGGAGGACCTGGCCGTCCTCTACATCACCCACGACCTGGCGACGGCCCGGCACTTCTCGGACGACATCCTGGTGCTTTACAAGGGACGGGTCGTCGAACGCGGCCCCGCCGACGACGTGATCCTGAACCCGCAGCACCCGTACACCCGCATCCTGGCGTCCGCCGCGCCGAACCCGGACGCGCGCGGTCGCGTCGTCGACATCGACCCCGCCGAGGTCGTACGCGCCGGCGCCGCCGCCGCGTACGACCACCGCACCCGGCGGTGGGAGGACGCGGCGTCATGA